A DNA window from Mycolicibacter hiberniae contains the following coding sequences:
- a CDS encoding thiolase family protein, with the protein MGNDVAIIGVGLHPFGRFEGKSAMAMGVDAIFAAVADAGVDWNDIGAATGGSWTVANPDAIVGMVGLSGIPFTNVFNACATAASAVKVCADGIRLGDYDIGIAVGLDKHPRGAFTEDPALVGMPRWYAENGQYLTTQFFGMKANRYLHDHGISQQTLARVAAKNFRNGALNPNAFRRKPISEVEILDSTMLNYPLTQYMFCAPDEGAAAVVMCRADIAHRYTDKPVYLRAVEVRTRRYGAYEVNTTFAPVTEDVAPTVYAARAAFAKAGVAPEDVDVIQLQDTDAGAEIIHMAECGFCADGDQEKLLAVGATEITGTLPVNTDGGLIANGEPIGASGLRQIHELVRQLRGQAGDRQVPGNPRVGFAQLYGAPGTAAATILTT; encoded by the coding sequence ATGGGTAATGACGTAGCGATCATCGGCGTCGGCCTGCACCCGTTCGGCCGGTTCGAAGGCAAGTCGGCGATGGCAATGGGGGTCGACGCGATCTTCGCCGCGGTCGCCGACGCCGGCGTGGACTGGAATGACATCGGTGCCGCGACCGGCGGCAGCTGGACGGTCGCCAACCCGGACGCGATCGTCGGGATGGTCGGGTTGTCCGGCATCCCGTTCACCAACGTGTTCAACGCGTGCGCCACCGCGGCCAGCGCCGTCAAGGTCTGCGCCGACGGTATCCGGCTCGGCGACTACGACATCGGCATCGCCGTCGGCTTGGACAAGCATCCCCGAGGAGCGTTCACCGAGGATCCGGCCCTGGTCGGGATGCCACGCTGGTACGCCGAGAACGGCCAGTATCTGACCACCCAGTTCTTCGGCATGAAGGCCAACCGCTACCTGCACGATCACGGCATCTCCCAGCAGACCCTCGCCAGGGTCGCCGCCAAGAACTTCCGCAACGGCGCGTTGAACCCCAACGCATTCCGGCGTAAGCCGATCTCCGAAGTGGAGATCCTGGATTCGACGATGCTGAACTACCCGCTCACGCAGTACATGTTCTGCGCCCCCGACGAAGGCGCCGCCGCAGTGGTGATGTGCCGCGCCGACATCGCGCACCGCTACACCGACAAACCGGTATACCTGCGCGCGGTCGAGGTACGCACCCGTCGTTACGGCGCCTATGAGGTGAACACCACCTTCGCTCCGGTCACCGAAGACGTGGCGCCCACGGTCTACGCCGCCCGCGCTGCCTTCGCCAAGGCCGGTGTGGCGCCCGAGGACGTCGATGTCATCCAGCTGCAGGACACCGACGCCGGCGCCGAGATCATCCACATGGCCGAGTGCGGCTTCTGCGCCGACGGCGATCAGGAGAAGCTGCTCGCCGTCGGGGCGACCGAGATCACCGGGACACTGCCGGTCAACACCGACGGCGGGCTGATCGCCAACGGCGAGCCCATCGGCGCCTCGGGACTGCGCCAGATCCACGAACTGGTGCGCCAGCTGCGCGGCCAGGCCGGCGACCGCCAAGTGCCCGGGAATCCCCGGGTGGGATTCGCCCAGCTCTACGGCGCGCCGGGCACGGCGGCCGCAACCATCCTCACCACCTGA
- a CDS encoding thiolase family protein, with amino-acid sequence MGLRGDAAIVGYVELPPERMNKATPAPFTLEQWAELSAAALADAGLPAELANGIVTSHLGESEIFVPSTIAEYLGIPARFAEIVDLGGASAAAMVWRAAAAIELGICDVVLCALPARYITPMSERKPRPLVDAMFFGSSSNQFGSPQAEFEIPYGNLGQNGPYGQVATRYGAVYGYDERAMAKLVVDQRVNANHTDGAIWRDTPLTVEDVLASPVIADPLHMLEIVMPCVGGAAVVIASAEVAKRARNRPVWIKGFGEHVPFKTLTYAADLLATPIREAADTAFAMTDLTRADMDMVSIYDCYTITVVLSLEDAGFCEKGKGMQFLADHDLTFRGDFPLNTAGGQLGFGQAGLAGGMHHVCDATRQIMGRAGDAQVADCNRAFVSGNGGILSEQTTLILEGD; translated from the coding sequence ATGGGATTACGTGGAGACGCCGCGATCGTCGGTTACGTCGAGCTGCCGCCGGAGCGGATGAACAAGGCGACGCCGGCCCCGTTCACGCTGGAGCAGTGGGCAGAGCTGAGCGCGGCGGCACTGGCCGACGCGGGCCTTCCCGCTGAGCTGGCCAACGGCATCGTCACCTCGCACCTGGGCGAATCCGAGATCTTCGTACCTTCCACAATCGCCGAATACTTGGGGATTCCAGCGCGGTTCGCCGAAATCGTCGACCTGGGCGGGGCCAGCGCGGCTGCCATGGTCTGGCGCGCCGCAGCGGCGATCGAGCTGGGCATCTGTGATGTGGTGCTGTGCGCGTTGCCCGCCCGCTACATCACCCCGATGTCGGAACGTAAGCCCAGGCCGCTTGTCGACGCGATGTTCTTCGGCTCGTCGAGCAACCAATTCGGCTCTCCGCAAGCAGAGTTCGAGATCCCCTACGGCAACCTGGGACAGAACGGCCCCTACGGCCAGGTTGCCACCCGCTACGGCGCCGTCTACGGCTACGACGAACGGGCGATGGCCAAATTGGTCGTCGATCAACGTGTCAACGCCAACCACACCGACGGTGCCATCTGGCGCGACACGCCGCTGACCGTCGAGGATGTTCTGGCCAGCCCGGTGATCGCCGATCCGCTGCACATGTTGGAGATCGTGATGCCCTGCGTCGGCGGGGCAGCGGTGGTGATCGCCAGCGCAGAGGTCGCCAAGCGGGCCCGCAACCGGCCGGTGTGGATCAAAGGTTTCGGTGAGCATGTGCCGTTCAAGACCCTGACCTACGCCGCCGACCTGTTGGCCACCCCGATCCGGGAGGCGGCCGACACCGCGTTCGCCATGACGGATCTGACGCGGGCGGACATGGACATGGTTTCCATCTACGACTGCTACACGATCACCGTGGTGCTCTCGCTGGAGGATGCCGGCTTCTGCGAGAAAGGCAAAGGCATGCAGTTCCTGGCCGATCACGACCTGACCTTCCGTGGTGACTTCCCGCTCAACACCGCCGGCGGGCAACTCGGATTCGGGCAGGCCGGCCTGGCCGGCGGCATGCACCATGTCTGCGACGCCACCCGCCAGATCATGGGTCGCGCCGGGGACGCGCAGGTGGCCGACTGCAACCGGGCCTTCGTCTCGGGCAACGGCGGGATCCTGTCGGAGCAGACGACCCTCATTCTGGAAGGGGACTAG
- a CDS encoding cytochrome P450, with product MESQVDDIAAALDKPADYLKNPYPYFQSKREGLGIFPGTVMDYTKTPASLRPKTQFAAVSFEAVNQVFRDADSFNSHIYDVTIGLFIGPTILAMEGEPHRNHRNLVSSAFKRKSLVHWEPEVVRPVCTALIDEFIAEGTADLVSGFTFEFPTRVIARLLGLPEEDLPWFRQRAIELISYTVAYERAFRASAELKEYFLTQMDKRKSAPTDDIIGDLVTAEVDGEKLTDEAIFSFLRLLLPAGLETTYRATSNLLYLLLTHPEQFAAVRNDHDLIGAAIEEGLRYETPLTTVQRTAIRDIEVAGVELPAGAVVDVCIGSANRDENRWERAEEFDIFRKWIPHITFAAGEHTCMGLHLARMEMRVAMECLLDRLGDITLVTDDHPHIYGQPFRSPRSLPVTFTA from the coding sequence GTGGAGAGCCAGGTTGACGACATCGCTGCCGCACTCGACAAGCCGGCCGACTACCTGAAGAACCCGTACCCCTACTTCCAGAGCAAGCGCGAGGGACTCGGGATCTTCCCCGGAACGGTCATGGACTACACCAAGACCCCGGCGTCGCTTCGGCCCAAAACTCAGTTCGCGGCCGTCTCTTTCGAGGCGGTCAACCAAGTCTTCCGCGATGCGGACTCGTTCAACTCGCATATCTACGATGTCACCATCGGGCTGTTCATCGGACCGACGATCCTGGCGATGGAGGGCGAGCCGCACCGCAACCATCGCAACCTGGTCTCGTCAGCCTTCAAACGGAAGTCGCTGGTGCACTGGGAGCCGGAGGTGGTTCGGCCGGTCTGCACCGCGCTGATCGACGAGTTCATCGCCGAGGGCACCGCCGACCTGGTGTCGGGATTCACCTTCGAGTTCCCCACCCGGGTGATCGCCAGGCTGCTGGGGCTCCCCGAAGAAGACCTGCCCTGGTTTCGTCAGCGGGCCATCGAATTGATCAGCTACACCGTGGCCTACGAGCGGGCATTTCGTGCGTCGGCGGAACTCAAAGAGTATTTCCTGACCCAGATGGACAAACGCAAGTCCGCGCCCACCGACGACATCATCGGCGACCTGGTCACCGCGGAAGTCGATGGCGAGAAGCTCACCGACGAAGCGATCTTCTCGTTTCTGCGACTGCTGCTGCCGGCCGGCTTGGAGACCACCTACCGGGCTACCAGCAACCTGCTGTACCTGTTGCTCACCCATCCCGAACAGTTCGCAGCGGTACGCAACGACCACGATCTGATCGGCGCCGCCATCGAGGAGGGCCTGCGGTACGAAACTCCACTGACCACCGTGCAGCGCACCGCAATCCGCGACATCGAGGTGGCCGGCGTCGAGCTTCCCGCCGGCGCCGTCGTCGATGTGTGCATCGGCTCGGCCAACCGTGACGAGAACCGGTGGGAACGGGCTGAGGAGTTCGACATCTTCCGAAAGTGGATTCCGCACATCACCTTCGCCGCCGGCGAACACACCTGCATGGGTCTGCATCTGGCCCGCATGGAGATGCGGGTCGCCATGGAATGCCTGCTGGACCGCCTCGGTGACATCACTCTGGTCACCGACGACCACCCGCACATCTACGGGCAGCCCTTCCGCTCCCCGCGTTCGCTTCCGGTGACGTTCACTGCGTGA
- a CDS encoding aldehyde dehydrogenase family protein has product MLIDGKLVAAASGAHFDNVSPATGRLLGTTAAAGEADMGQAIGAARRAFDDTDWATNRALRKRCLGQLQAALEAEKEELRTELIAEVGCPVMTTHLAQLDWPLVDGLRYPSRLIDEFDWERLLDGGGLFGDRNVRMVVKEPVGVVAAITPSNFPVEVILNKLGPALAAGNTVVLKPDPNTPWNATRLGRLIAEHTDIPAGVVNVVPTPSNEVAGLLGTDPRVDMISFTGSTAVGKHLARASADTMKRTFLELGGKSALIVLDDADPAKVIPGAVGVCVHAGQACAATTRMLVHTSMFDELVTAVTAAFAAVTVGDPALPQTLVGPLISAAQKRRVLDAYTRARLDGAEITTGGGEVEGLPAELAGGHYLQPTVIVGVDNSAAIAREEVFGPVLVMLPFGDDDEAVRLANDSAYGLAGAVVSASNERALNVARRIRTGAIGVNGGMYYGADAPFGGYKSSGWGRQCGIEGFAQYLETKTIGSRRPRSAGLTQ; this is encoded by the coding sequence ATGCTGATCGACGGCAAGTTGGTCGCGGCGGCCTCCGGGGCCCATTTCGACAATGTAAGCCCGGCCACCGGGCGGCTGTTGGGGACTACCGCTGCCGCCGGGGAGGCCGACATGGGGCAGGCGATCGGTGCCGCCCGCCGGGCCTTTGACGATACCGATTGGGCGACCAACCGCGCCCTGCGCAAGCGCTGCCTGGGACAACTGCAGGCGGCGCTGGAAGCCGAGAAGGAAGAGTTGCGCACCGAGTTGATCGCCGAGGTCGGCTGCCCGGTGATGACGACCCACCTGGCGCAACTGGATTGGCCGCTGGTCGACGGGCTGCGTTACCCAAGCCGGTTGATCGACGAATTCGACTGGGAGCGGCTACTCGACGGCGGCGGACTGTTCGGAGACCGCAACGTCCGCATGGTGGTCAAGGAGCCGGTCGGTGTGGTTGCGGCGATCACGCCGTCCAACTTCCCCGTCGAGGTGATCCTCAACAAGCTGGGTCCTGCTCTGGCGGCCGGCAATACCGTCGTCCTCAAGCCCGACCCGAACACCCCGTGGAACGCCACCCGGTTGGGACGCCTGATCGCTGAGCACACCGACATCCCCGCCGGGGTGGTCAACGTCGTGCCCACGCCGTCCAACGAGGTTGCCGGCCTGCTGGGAACCGATCCGCGAGTCGACATGATCTCTTTCACCGGGTCGACGGCCGTCGGCAAGCACCTGGCCCGCGCCAGCGCTGACACCATGAAGCGGACGTTCCTCGAGCTCGGCGGCAAGTCGGCGTTGATCGTGCTGGATGACGCCGATCCCGCCAAGGTCATTCCCGGCGCCGTCGGGGTATGCGTGCATGCCGGACAGGCGTGTGCCGCAACCACCCGGATGTTGGTTCACACCAGCATGTTCGATGAACTCGTCACGGCAGTCACCGCGGCCTTTGCCGCCGTGACCGTGGGCGATCCGGCCCTTCCGCAGACGCTGGTCGGCCCGCTGATCAGTGCCGCGCAGAAGCGCCGAGTGCTCGACGCCTACACGCGGGCCCGCCTCGACGGGGCCGAGATCACCACCGGCGGCGGCGAAGTCGAAGGACTGCCCGCCGAGCTGGCGGGGGGACACTACCTGCAGCCGACGGTGATCGTGGGGGTCGACAACAGCGCCGCGATCGCGCGGGAGGAGGTCTTCGGTCCCGTGCTGGTGATGCTGCCGTTCGGTGACGACGACGAGGCCGTGCGCCTCGCCAACGACAGCGCGTACGGGCTGGCCGGCGCAGTGGTCTCGGCGTCGAACGAACGGGCGCTGAACGTGGCCCGCCGAATCCGGACCGGGGCGATCGGCGTCAACGGAGGCATGTACTACGGCGCCGACGCTCCGTTCGGCGGCTACAAGAGCAGCGGCTGGGGCAGGCAGTGCGGGATCGAGGGGTTCGCGCAGTACCTGGAGACCAAGACGATCGGCTCCCGGCGGCCGCGGTCGGCGGGTCTCACGCAGTGA
- a CDS encoding NAD-dependent epimerase/dehydratase family protein: MAANEGSAVQGRRVLVMGASGNVGACVTRQLAARGDDVRVLLRHSSSTKGIDGLDVQRCYGDIFDTEALAAAMADRDVVYYCVVDTRAELRDPAPLFRTNVEGLRNVLEVAATAELDRFVFLSTIGTIAVGRTGETVDEDTPFNWTRQGGGYIASRREAERLVLEYVAERGLPAVITNVSNPYGPPDWQPRQGMLVQLAALGKMPAYARGVGAEVVGIDDAARGMLLAAERGRIGERYILSERYMTQREMLTIAAEAVGVAPPRIGIPMAFLHVVGHVVGLVGALLRRDFVFTATGARLMASTSPAGHGKATRELGWHPEPTELAIRRAAKFYLERGKT, translated from the coding sequence ATGGCAGCGAACGAGGGATCGGCGGTGCAGGGGCGCCGAGTCCTCGTCATGGGGGCCAGTGGCAATGTCGGCGCCTGCGTCACCAGACAGCTGGCCGCCCGCGGCGACGACGTGCGCGTGTTGCTGCGTCATTCCAGCTCCACCAAGGGGATTGACGGCCTCGACGTGCAGCGGTGTTACGGCGACATCTTCGACACCGAAGCGCTCGCCGCCGCTATGGCCGACCGCGACGTCGTGTACTACTGCGTCGTCGACACCCGGGCCGAGCTTCGCGACCCCGCCCCGCTGTTTCGGACCAATGTCGAGGGCCTGCGCAACGTCCTGGAGGTGGCGGCAACAGCCGAGCTCGACAGGTTCGTGTTCCTGAGCACCATCGGAACCATCGCGGTGGGACGCACCGGCGAAACCGTGGACGAAGACACGCCGTTCAACTGGACCCGCCAGGGCGGGGGATACATCGCCTCCCGGCGCGAGGCCGAGCGGCTGGTGCTGGAATACGTGGCCGAGCGCGGGCTACCCGCCGTCATCACCAACGTGTCGAACCCGTACGGCCCGCCGGACTGGCAGCCTCGGCAGGGGATGCTTGTTCAGCTCGCGGCGCTGGGGAAGATGCCGGCATACGCGCGCGGCGTGGGCGCCGAGGTGGTCGGGATCGACGACGCTGCCCGCGGGATGCTGCTGGCAGCGGAGCGGGGCAGGATCGGCGAGCGCTACATCCTCTCCGAGCGCTACATGACCCAGCGGGAGATGCTCACGATCGCGGCCGAAGCGGTCGGGGTCGCACCCCCGCGCATCGGGATTCCGATGGCCTTCCTGCATGTAGTGGGCCATGTGGTCGGCCTGGTCGGCGCGCTGCTGCGCCGCGACTTCGTATTCACCGCGACCGGCGCGCGACTGATGGCGTCGACGTCGCCTGCCGGCCACGGCAAGGCCACCCGGGAACTGGGCTGGCATCCCGAACCGACCGAACTCGCGATTCGGCGCGCCGCGAAGTTCTATCTGGAGCGAGGCAAGACATGA
- a CDS encoding Zn-ribbon domain-containing OB-fold protein — protein sequence MQKALAPDISTWPEENPQLIGSRCDACAATVFPAQPRCPSCSGDQMSQELLPRTGTLVAWTTQGFAPGAPYLGPTGKDFVPFGVGLVQLGDVIRVEGRLTENDPDKLEFGMPVELVMIPFTSDADGNDIITFAFRPV from the coding sequence ATGCAGAAGGCGCTCGCACCCGACATCTCGACGTGGCCGGAGGAGAATCCACAGCTGATCGGCAGCCGCTGCGATGCCTGTGCCGCCACCGTTTTCCCGGCTCAGCCGCGCTGTCCGAGTTGCAGCGGCGACCAGATGAGCCAAGAACTCCTACCGCGCACCGGCACCCTGGTGGCCTGGACCACGCAGGGGTTTGCGCCCGGGGCACCGTATCTGGGCCCCACCGGTAAGGACTTCGTACCCTTCGGCGTCGGCCTGGTGCAGCTGGGCGATGTCATCCGCGTGGAGGGCCGCCTCACCGAGAACGATCCGGACAAGCTGGAGTTCGGGATGCCGGTGGAACTGGTCATGATTCCGTTCACCTCCGATGCCGACGGCAACGACATCATCACCTTCGCCTTCCGGCCGGTATAG
- a CDS encoding nuclear transport factor 2 family protein, translating to MVAENAADIEAIKRLKSRYCRYLDTKDWAAWRALFTDDFVSDTSAAGGKVVTGADAFVAFTRKSLRGQPTVHQVHAPDIELDSPTTAHGVWALEDVVRLGPGINLRGYGHYTETYVKADDQWRIASSTLTRLREDLFNGLFAVYLSPRVRAVLARLARRSGPGQIRSR from the coding sequence ATCGTGGCTGAGAACGCCGCGGATATCGAGGCGATCAAGCGGCTGAAATCCCGCTACTGCCGTTATCTGGACACCAAAGACTGGGCGGCGTGGCGCGCGCTGTTCACCGATGACTTCGTCAGCGACACCTCGGCTGCGGGCGGCAAAGTCGTCACCGGAGCCGATGCGTTCGTGGCCTTCACCCGCAAGAGCCTGCGAGGCCAGCCCACGGTCCACCAGGTCCATGCGCCCGACATCGAGCTGGACTCGCCGACCACCGCGCACGGGGTATGGGCGCTGGAAGATGTGGTGCGCCTCGGTCCCGGGATCAACCTGCGCGGCTACGGCCACTACACCGAGACCTACGTCAAGGCCGACGACCAGTGGCGGATCGCATCGTCGACGCTCACCCGGCTGCGCGAGGATCTGTTCAACGGGCTGTTCGCGGTTTATCTCTCGCCGCGCGTTCGCGCCGTGCTGGCCAGGCTCGCCCGCCGCTCGGGGCCGGGTCAGATCAGGAGCCGGTGA
- a CDS encoding thioesterase family protein, producing MIPFVVRRDNDFLPNPIGQGGWGPTLGGQVVGGLLARAVEGHVPEDDLQPARLTVEILRRVATEPLQVTAGVVRSGSRMRAVDAAMTQNGELVARASALYLRRGVQPDGEFFTTAVTLPPIPAEPARHDESVPMFIRAYGTDEAGRFQWQYAGPRFAWIREIRDLVDGEEISPFVRAAMAVDVTASLTNFSTEGLAFINADFTLTLSRLPVGPYICLAAMTHYSDAGVATGSSSLFDAHGPIGIGVTTAVANFNFDADRKYDGPPTPG from the coding sequence ATGATCCCGTTCGTGGTACGTCGGGACAACGACTTCCTGCCGAATCCCATCGGTCAGGGCGGGTGGGGGCCGACGCTGGGAGGCCAGGTGGTCGGCGGCCTGCTGGCCCGGGCGGTCGAAGGCCACGTCCCCGAGGATGATCTGCAACCCGCGCGCCTGACCGTCGAGATCCTTCGGCGAGTCGCCACCGAGCCGTTGCAGGTCACCGCGGGCGTGGTCCGGTCGGGCTCGCGGATGCGGGCGGTCGACGCCGCGATGACGCAGAACGGCGAACTGGTGGCCCGCGCCTCGGCGCTGTATCTGCGCCGTGGGGTGCAACCCGACGGCGAGTTCTTCACCACCGCGGTGACGCTGCCGCCGATTCCGGCGGAACCGGCACGCCACGACGAGTCGGTGCCGATGTTCATTCGGGCTTACGGCACCGACGAGGCCGGGCGCTTCCAATGGCAGTACGCCGGGCCGCGCTTCGCCTGGATACGCGAGATCCGCGATCTGGTAGACGGCGAGGAGATCTCGCCGTTCGTGCGGGCTGCGATGGCGGTCGACGTGACCGCGTCACTGACGAATTTCAGCACCGAGGGATTGGCCTTCATCAACGCCGACTTCACCTTGACCCTGAGCCGGCTACCGGTCGGTCCGTATATCTGTTTGGCGGCAATGACCCACTACAGCGACGCGGGTGTGGCGACCGGGAGTTCGAGCCTATTCGACGCGCACGGTCCGATCGGGATCGGCGTGACGACCGCGGTCGCCAACTTCAACTTCGACGCCGACCGGAAATACGACGGGCCGCCGACGCCCGGTTAA
- a CDS encoding amidohydrolase family protein, translated as MSQFRDAPIFDADQHMYETPDALTKYLPEKYSRAVQFAQIGRQTRIIINNRVSDFIPNPTFERVAAPGAHEKFFAGENTEGLSLREMQGPAIAAPPATRNPQDRVAELDRQGVTEALNYPTLASLVEHASADDPELTCAIIHALNQWMAEHWTYNYHGRVFSTPIINLSEVDAAQRELEYILDHGAVVALVKPGPVNGVRGWRSPALPEFDPFWGDVQAAGLPIVLHASFPPLDDYVGRWEPAYTQNFMAQSAFRWMVLGHREIADMITSLICHGTLTRFPGLRIASVENGSSWIRPLFDDFGELYKKMPQNFPEHPHEVFRRNIWVSPFWEGRVSDVVDTVGWDRVLFGSDYPHPEGLAEPKGFWRYAEGMDVRRTYDFMGDNARRFMGLPIANPDPEARKPPVLTGS; from the coding sequence ATGAGCCAGTTCCGTGACGCGCCGATCTTCGATGCCGACCAGCACATGTACGAGACCCCCGATGCGCTGACCAAGTACCTGCCGGAGAAGTATTCGCGGGCAGTCCAGTTCGCCCAGATCGGCCGGCAGACCCGCATCATCATCAACAACCGCGTCAGCGACTTCATCCCCAACCCCACCTTCGAACGGGTTGCCGCGCCGGGCGCGCATGAGAAGTTCTTCGCCGGCGAGAACACCGAGGGGCTGAGCCTGCGCGAGATGCAGGGTCCGGCGATCGCCGCACCGCCCGCGACCCGCAACCCGCAGGACCGGGTCGCCGAGCTGGACCGCCAGGGCGTCACCGAGGCGCTGAACTATCCGACGCTGGCCAGCCTGGTCGAGCACGCCAGCGCCGACGACCCCGAGCTGACGTGCGCCATCATCCACGCGCTCAACCAGTGGATGGCCGAGCACTGGACGTACAACTACCACGGCCGAGTGTTCTCCACGCCGATCATCAACCTCTCCGAGGTGGACGCCGCCCAGCGCGAACTGGAGTACATCCTCGACCACGGCGCGGTCGTCGCGCTGGTCAAGCCGGGTCCGGTCAACGGCGTCCGCGGCTGGCGCTCTCCCGCGCTGCCCGAGTTCGACCCGTTCTGGGGCGATGTGCAGGCCGCCGGCCTGCCGATCGTGCTGCACGCCAGCTTCCCGCCACTCGACGACTATGTCGGCCGGTGGGAACCGGCGTACACCCAGAACTTCATGGCGCAAAGCGCCTTTCGCTGGATGGTGCTGGGCCACCGCGAAATCGCCGACATGATCACCAGTCTGATCTGTCATGGCACCCTGACCCGTTTTCCCGGACTGCGCATCGCCAGCGTGGAAAACGGCAGCTCCTGGATCCGGCCGCTCTTCGATGATTTCGGCGAACTGTACAAAAAGATGCCGCAGAACTTCCCGGAGCACCCGCATGAGGTCTTTCGCCGCAACATCTGGGTCAGCCCGTTCTGGGAGGGCCGCGTCTCCGACGTCGTAGACACCGTGGGATGGGACCGGGTGCTCTTCGGATCGGACTATCCGCATCCCGAGGGCCTGGCCGAGCCGAAAGGGTTCTGGCGCTACGCCGAGGGGATGGATGTCCGGCGCACCTATGACTTCATGGGCGACAACGCCCGGCGGTTCATGGGGCTGCCCATCGCGAACCCGGATCCCGAAGCACGCAAACCGCCCGTGCTCACCGGCTCCTGA
- a CDS encoding CaiB/BaiF CoA transferase family protein, protein MNGFRVLEVAQFTFVPAAGAILADWGADVIKVEHPVRGDTQRGFIRMGGFELNPDRHPLMEHPNRGKRSVGIDVSLADGQQVLYELAATADVFLTNYLPRARQKNKFDVEHIRAANPDIVYARGSAYGDKGPERDVGGFDGTAFWTRSGVGHALSPEELGTPLSQGIPAFGDSIGGMNIAGGIAAALLHRERTGEALEVDVSLLSTAWWAAGASVTQGLDTGEAMRAAMPESAGSQGNPFLGNYTTSDGGTINLCIVSPTGYIRDTFEHLGIGEAADDPRFSDVLPLMRNAAAAGALIADAIGAKPFDYWRTHLKTMKGQWAPFQSLVDLGSDEQAVANDMIAEVEPADGGRPFKVVRGPVQFNHEPLQTTRAPQAAEHTEIVLTGLGMDWDRIEKLKESGAIA, encoded by the coding sequence ATGAACGGCTTCCGCGTCCTGGAGGTCGCGCAGTTCACCTTCGTGCCCGCCGCCGGTGCGATATTGGCCGACTGGGGAGCCGACGTCATCAAGGTCGAGCATCCGGTACGCGGCGACACCCAGCGGGGCTTCATCCGGATGGGCGGATTCGAGCTCAACCCCGACCGGCACCCGCTGATGGAACACCCCAACCGGGGCAAGCGCAGCGTCGGGATCGACGTCTCGCTGGCCGACGGGCAGCAGGTACTTTATGAATTGGCCGCTACCGCAGATGTTTTTCTGACCAACTACCTGCCGCGCGCCCGGCAGAAGAACAAGTTCGACGTCGAGCACATCCGCGCCGCCAACCCCGACATCGTCTACGCCCGGGGCAGTGCGTACGGCGACAAGGGCCCCGAGCGTGATGTCGGCGGCTTCGACGGCACTGCCTTTTGGACCCGCAGCGGCGTCGGCCACGCGCTGAGCCCCGAGGAGCTGGGGACCCCGCTGTCACAGGGAATCCCCGCCTTCGGCGACTCAATCGGCGGAATGAACATCGCGGGCGGGATCGCCGCTGCGCTGCTGCACCGGGAGCGCACCGGCGAGGCCCTCGAGGTCGACGTCTCGTTGCTGTCGACCGCGTGGTGGGCGGCCGGCGCCAGCGTGACACAGGGACTGGACACCGGCGAGGCCATGCGTGCGGCGATGCCGGAATCCGCCGGGTCGCAGGGCAACCCCTTTCTGGGCAACTACACCACCTCCGACGGTGGGACCATCAACCTGTGCATCGTCAGTCCGACCGGCTACATCCGGGACACCTTCGAGCACCTGGGCATCGGCGAGGCCGCCGATGACCCGCGCTTTTCCGATGTGCTGCCGCTGATGCGCAACGCGGCGGCGGCCGGGGCGCTGATCGCCGACGCTATCGGCGCCAAGCCGTTCGACTACTGGCGCACACACCTCAAGACCATGAAAGGCCAGTGGGCGCCGTTCCAGAGCCTGGTCGACCTGGGCTCCGACGAGCAGGCCGTCGCCAACGACATGATCGCCGAAGTGGAACCGGCCGACGGCGGGCGGCCGTTCAAGGTGGTCCGGGGCCCGGTCCAGTTCAACCACGAGCCGCTGCAGACCACCCGGGCCCCGCAGGCCGCCGAGCACACCGAAATCGTCCTGACCGGACTCGGGATGGACTGGGACCGTATCGAAAAGCTCAAGGAATCCGGCGCTATCGCTTAA
- a CDS encoding Zn-ribbon domain-containing OB-fold protein, which yields MMSFERPMPVKTPTTAPFWDALAEHRIVIQYSPSSQSYVFYPRVRAPRTLADDLQWREISGMGTLYSFTVARRPVGPHFAGAVPQLLGIVEWDEGPRFSTELVNVDPADLAVGMRVQPVFCDYPEHDVTMLRYEPAADRG from the coding sequence ATGATGAGCTTTGAGCGACCGATGCCGGTCAAAACGCCGACCACCGCACCGTTCTGGGACGCGCTGGCCGAGCACCGGATTGTCATCCAGTATTCGCCGTCTTCGCAGAGCTACGTGTTCTACCCCCGAGTCCGCGCCCCACGCACCCTGGCCGATGACCTTCAGTGGCGGGAAATCTCCGGGATGGGCACGTTGTACTCCTTCACCGTGGCCCGCCGGCCGGTGGGACCGCACTTCGCCGGCGCGGTGCCGCAACTGCTGGGGATCGTCGAATGGGATGAGGGCCCGCGGTTCTCCACCGAGCTGGTCAACGTCGACCCGGCCGATCTGGCGGTCGGAATGCGGGTGCAGCCGGTGTTCTGCGACTACCCCGAACACGACGTCACGATGCTGCGCTACGAGCCGGCGGCGGATCGTGGCTGA